TAGTTCAAAATAAGTCTCAAGTAGACCAAATTGGATAATTCTAACATAATCAAACTAATTCCACAAATGTATTACAAAACCAAACAGATCGACAACACcaataattatcataaaaattattaatttcatcacaatcaattcatcaatttaaaataaataaatcattataaCTAAACTACCTACATacataaaactttaattaacaATGAGAACACACAGTTATAATTTTACTTGAACAAAGACCCATCTTGAGTCctttaatgtaacatcccgtaatctcacacttgataattcataattgatatattgtagcattacatttaaggtaacctcccttaatctcacacttgataattcataatttatatatatatatatatatatatatatacatatatacatatatatgtatatacatatatacatatatatgtatatacatatatacatatatatgtatatatacatatatacatatatatgtatatatacatatatacatatatatgtatatatacatatatacatatatatgtatatatacatatatacatatatatgtatatatgtatatatacatatatatgtatatatgtatatatacatatatatgtatatatgtatatatacatatatatgtatatatgtatatatacatatatatgtatatatgtatatacatatatatgtatatatgtatatacatgtatatatgtatatacatatatacatatatatgtatatacatatatatgtgtgttttaaactcagatttcaactataaactcataaatataacttgaattcttctaatttattcttctatctctttcttcattgacactgaatcagacgacatttctcaacaaacctcatataataattatgtcagacaccctcataccatcatacaactatcgcatcatagatactcatctattactttgatacactcaacaaacctcatataataattatgtcagacaccctcataccatcatacaacaatcgcatcatagatactcataccatcatacaacaatcgcatcatagatactcatcccacaataccacaattactaatagacactcatcccacaatacttaatagacactcattccacaatactcaatattcactcattccacaatacccaatggacactcattccacaatacccaatagacactcattccacaatacccaatagacactcatccggatgatacgttgatgagtgGTCAcaggaggttatgcacttgtgatgacttctacttcctcttacaaatacatttccaaaatactccataccatccacaaggttagtcctcaacactatgtccaaaaccggcacatagaccaggacctcttGCCCCTCTCACCAattaattcatccttctctacttgagactggatgattattagagtatggATAACCTCCAattacaggaccctcaacatcaacatatacacatatacagaAATACCAcatcattactgaatctctccacgagactaataccatgctcatattcctcaactcacattatatacccttacaaaatcaccccataatactcatatcatgttcagatgcataaattcaaatccaataaaatccaatcatcgcagaaatcatacaaaatgaatatatcacaaaataaattaacaatactaaaatatcaccataaatggtcaccggagaagaatcaaatgtttgacgaatcaaactcaccataaacgccagtacatatgactagtcacaacttactggatttgaccagggctaCTCTATGATCaaggatgtaccaactccggtttttaagattcctctatcctaccatcacaattataattcataattccatatctaccacaataacatgaattcatcagaaattttcattccaacaagatatattgcacaataatttaatagtacataatctgttcaacaagatttaagttaaaaacttgtcgagtagacttccaagaaagagaggtgcgtcacaatggacaacttaagtaccaagtctttccttagccaaagtatccctcaactagttttaacaaatttcttatttacagattcaaaataatagcatataatattagcacagaaattcactatagatagatatatagtaagcacctatgtttttcattaatagtattcacacaaaatttcaagacatgaataataataaaacaatactaaatcataatataaaagcttagaaaggttagctcccctacctctattccagacttaatctcttactcagaatttgtttccccgaaaaccctccagaacctctactcttcttgcaactaaaaatttcttcctaactctttcttctctatttctcaagctttctcacttgattctttctctctttgtgcagaatagcctcccctctcatggctatttataatccaaaaattttactattcaccaattttttaatattatttattatattaatattttaatcaccacttgacatattggatccctcaataatgccttaaaatctGAGTGTTTTATtcaatatcaatattttaattttttttatttatttttttaaaagaaaaaggtagaaaagagtttaaacccatgttcttgaaatccacacaattttctaccatttaagctaccaaaatttcttatttagttttccacattttataaacttattatattttccattcacaaagaaatttattactactagtaataaaattgttactattaaggtaaatatttttcatgggtcttacatttaACATCACATGCAAACAACTATACCCTACATGCAACATATTTACTATCAAGATCCaaaagaagaacaaaatatGAACTTACTTTGTTCAATATTTTGATTAGGTaagtgatgagtgcatatttatgcccatatttatgctttaaaattcaaatttttgatgggataattgtgcttaaatggtttatttaagtgaatttatgatgattggaattgttgggtttgggaaataaagaaacgtaaaaagtgaattttagcacataaattattattggatgttctaatgtttatttgtgcagctgagaatataagttttattggtccaaatggcaattcaaggcccaaaatcagattttatgtGGAAAAttcagaaggggctaaagtgcaaatagaggaaatttcagcgtatttgtgcaattttggaaagtcagaaaatctaaaagataaaattcagttgttgaatttaatttgggaatatcaacagaaaatatcttctaaataattttatcattatctaaatcttttagttatttggaagatataagatataagataattgaattaatatctatcaaatattctttaaaactgatttaatctaatgaatatttgaaagatataatatatcaacagaaaatatcttatcaacaaactattcaaagtccaagcccaatcaagcctatataaagagacccagggacTTCACTTAaatcattcattctctcatactcctctcacttttctttcatcttgtattcaactcagTAAGATTGTATACCTCGACACCATGAGTTCTATAACATATTTTGATCTTCAAACAAATGAAAGATGAAGCCAAAGACTTAGAAAAATGACAGAGAAATtcgattaataaaaaaattatttttatagtcaaatttttagtaataaaataattgagtatGATCAAGACCATTATtactcttaattattttttatatctttacaAAAAGAGTAAATCATTCTTTgataaaaatttctaaaatatttttcttattttataaataaaaataaaagaaattaatttcttaaaacatAACATATTGTTAATATTTATCAGAAAGAACAATGAAgaggttaaaaaaaatgtttgcaagacaatttttttttgaaatataaagaGTAGAACTTTACTAAGATTAGgtgcaaaaaataatttattataatttctcACAGTAACGTGACAATTATTTTAACATcttaaacatttttcatataatcATTTATGAAATGCATTTTACTTTACATAATTTCAATATGTGCCAatgttttcaatatttaaaattcttattCTAATAAAAGAGTTTTTATAGAAGTCGCACTtcactaatttttaattaaatttcaatgtatcaaatattttaaataatccttttatttttataatataaaatttaaatataccatcacatttcaataaaaatgtcttataaatctaaaatttatgaTTCTAACTAGAATTTCTACACttgaaatgttaaatataaaggGCAAAACCCATGATTATAAGATTTCAGTTTTATGAAGTATTGGCAAAATAAGACTTTGGGTagaaaagaagttaaaaaataaatgaaataattattaaaaattcttTATTTGAAACAAAGATTGTaagatgattttaaaaatatgtttgaacAGTGAAGAACCCCGTAAACTAAGataaaaatactatatttagtgtaaaaatgaaaagtagTTTAAATTAAGCAActatattaataatttgaaaaaggataataaataattaatttaaaactaaaatcgcATAACTTGTTTTAATGCTGTtctctttaaaaattaatgacaatATTTACACTTGAATACTGtttgtaaatgtttttaattgagTTCGTTGTCAAAAGTTCTTGTAATAAGATGGTTTATTAAATATCAAAGAATAgttatgataaaaatttaataacaagtAAAAGTAACACTCAAATATGATTAACcttgtatttaaatataacaattaaaagGTATTCAggtaaatttaaattcatttgacCAAAAGGCATTCAAACTGCACTTtctatataattgaaaataattaatttcaaaaatatgaaataaactCAATTTTGACCAAAAATTTAGACATTTAGATTTCTTTTCACCTATATATCATGAATCAGGTAATAATTGTGATTCAAactaaagagagagaaaagtcaaattcaatttaaacaCCAAATCAAAccaatctttttttcttctgattCCAAAGCTTCGGTGTGAACTGTTCAAAAGATCCttctcagattcaattcaacaaatcaaaacaaaatctcaCAAACCAAATGCAAAACTCTACTGAATCTTCTCCAGCTTCCCCCGGGCCGGTGGACCCGGTGCCGTTCCTCCCTCAAAGCCGCCACGTCGCCCGCCGTGTGCCACTACGAACAGCGACGAGGTTCTTCCGACGCGCGAGCGGGCGGCGTCTTATGCTGGGAGAGGCTTCGGTGCGCGTGCGGGAAGCAGCCGCGGCCGAGGTGGAGGAGCGGCAGAGCGAGTGGGCGTACTCGCGGCCGGTGGTGGCGGTGGACGTCCTATGGAACACGGCGTTTCTGGTGATCGGCGCGTCGGTGCTGTGGCGGAGCGCTGCGGAGGAGCCGAGCGTGCCTCTCAGGACATGGATTTTGGGGTATTTGGTGCAGGGAATGATCCACTCTCTCTGCGTCCTGGTTGAGTTCCGAAGGAGAATGACGAGTGGGACCAATTTCAGTTCCAATGTGCCAAACCATGTTGAATGGAGCTTCACTTCTGAAAGTGACCAAGAGTTTTATTATTACGAACCCTCTCTCCAGGGTGATGAAAACTGGTACCAACTCTTATGATCATTTATTACTTCGgattatacataaaattttatgaacagaacatttcttctttttataaatgattataGGTAAAGTTCATTGATTAAGCATGTTTGTTTgattaaagaaataatttagttGGACTGTGTACACATTATTACAAAGTCTTTATACACCACATTATATAacttgtatatataaaaatattagcaGGTAATAAGTATAGTTTAACTACAAATGTACAATGTCATGTTAAAAGTTGTGTATTAGTAGTCAATTATAAGGTTTTTCTtcactatattttttttgttattgttgtattgtaatttttaagtataCAATGCACAATCTATATTTAGTCAGAGATTCatcaaattaaattgtaaaattgatTGGATTTTAATTggattatttcattattttattttattttttataggaaaaaaCATACATTGCCTTGGGTCCTTTAGAACACTAGTAGCTCGCTGGGCACATGATGATTTATTATCTATACCGTAGTATTTTGGTCgtttattttttgttagttGGCATTTTCCTTTCTTAGTTCATTGTAGTAAACTATAATATGtttggtaaaaaaatttaaatttgagttaaaggaaaaataggagaaaacaaattgaattttatttatgtagattttttatctttttaattttaatattttcttcgATCAAATGAAAGCAAATGCATTGTCctatttgttcttttttttttctttttcgttcCAACATGGGTAATTGGTGGAAACCCGAAATTTGTTAAGTTTTGatctttgtttcttatttttgaattatactTTTCCATCGTAGATTATTTTCTGTGAAATTCTGAATATAGatgaaaagtgaaaataataGGATATATTTATTCTGGACGTGGAACAGATAGACCTTTAAATTGTGAAAAGGCAACAGTAGATTTCCTGTTTGTCTGTGCAAACTCGTGATGAATTTAATGAGAAATTTGTGGTTTGAAACGATGCTTTGAAGGACAATACTATACACGTTATTTCACGAGTGTGTGTTTTTCGCCATCTGAATGATCATTCTGGACTACGGACGGTTAGGGTGACAATGAATGAAAGCGGTATAAAGTGAAGAAATTGAAACTAACAAGTTTGGAATCATTCAGTTATGCATTGTTTAATGTCTTGATGCATTTTCATTCTCTACTATATATCCGTTTCAATTCTTCCAATATAACCGCATTTTCATAAAGAGAGTATCTTTTTGAGACTAGTTTTGCTGTATTTAGCATTGTAGGTTGAATGTCGAACTGTTCCTTTTTTTTACCTTACGCATGTTTGTAAacttattgtttgttgttttgtcAGCATCATAAAATACATAGAGTCGGCAAATACCATGCTTTCATTCATATGGTGGACTGTTGGAGTCTACTGGGTAACTCTTGGTGGCCAGAGTCTGACAACGGATGCACCTCAGCTTTACTGGTTAGTTGGAATCTGTAACATTATGTATTggttaaattatatgaaaagttAATATCTTCATGGATTTAATCATCATGCACCTCTCTTTGCAGTATTCTGCCTTATCCCATTTTGTAATCATCATGCATGTTGTGTTATGCAGGGTCTCTATCGCATTTCTTTCTTTCGACGTTGTCATTGTACTGATCTGTGTCGCTGTTGCATGCCTTATTGGTATTGCTGTTTGCTGCTGTCTACCATGCATCCTTGCTCTCCTGTACGCAGTGACAGATCAGGTCGTAATGCCATGCATTCTGCAACCCATctttatatatcattaaaagAATTGTCTTTTGTCCCTTCAGTACGTAAATCCCTGTGATTTCAACAAACTTATCAATGTCGAATCATggatttgttttcaattttgtttcattCCCTTGTTTGTACGCGTCATATTCTTTTTCTCCAACTTTttcatacttaattttgacctttgATTGGTAACAGGAAGGGGCAACGAAGGAAGAGATTGACCAGTTGCCAAAATATAAGTTCAGAATAATAAAAGAAGGTGATATTGAAGAATCTTCAAGAGGAATAATGATCGAATCTGAGAGTGAGACAGCCACAGAACATGTTGTTGCCTTAGAAGATGCAGTAAGTTCCTAGTGTTTTTCAGAATAAAAATGATCCTATCCTCCAAATGTTAGGATTTGAATACATATCTTTTTGTGTTAAGATTTCTTTCATTTCCTCACATTCCATTAAAATTGTCTAAAAAATTTAGTTATGTATAttcacttttaaattatttttttttctgtttaaatttgtttgttatatcttctatttatttaagttaattctacatatttttattatgattttaaatatttttcttttgttttatatttttaaaacatttaaaaatttaggCATAGTGTTTCTGGATACTTGCTATATTATTGTAAGCTCTTGTGCATGTATATAGAGCCGTGCTATATTTTCCAACAATTACCTCTTGATACTTAATAAAAAGAAGtacataaaacaaaatacaacaaACATTTAATTCTTCTTTGATTAGGAATTAAGAGGATTTGCGTAAAAGTTACAGACGGATATCAAATTATTCTTTGGGCATAACATTTGCACAATCGTATCTACATCGTGTCAAAGCAAATCAATGTTTAgattattaatgttttattgtTGGAAGGAATTCCTCATTTTTTTGGAAAAAGTTGTACCTTTTAAGGTACATTTAGAATACTTGcactaataattaaaacatgaaCTAAACCCTTTATTTGTTTTGAGTACTCAGTctatttgaaatataaacatcttatttgttgaactttaTATCTTTGTTTATTAAAGCCGATGCAACCTTTATAATGCCCAGTATGCTGCACCAGGTAGCTGTATATTTTGATGGATGGTTTCACACTTTCACTTTCACAATTTGGAAGAGCAAAATTCATTTTTGCTAAAAGAAATCCCACTTATGACATTGATGATTGTGGTATAATGACAGGAATGCTGTATCTGTCTCTCTCCATATGATGATGGTGCTGAAATCAGAGAACTTCCTTGCAACCACCATTTTCATTGCGCATGCATAGACAAATGGCTGCTAATCAATGCTACCTGCCCTCTCTGCAAGCTTGATATTTTGGTTGGTAACCACCATCATGAAGTTTGAACAGGTTCCTTTTTTCATTGCATTGATTAGTAGGAAAACAGAGCCCTTTTGACATCGCTCTGTTTTCTGTGCTGTGTATATTTCTCCCTTAATCATGTTGGGAACAGTTTGTTTCCAGCTAAATGTGCATTAACTATTAAGACCATAAGCCCTCTCACTTCAGCTCATGACATGACCAGATAGACACGATGCCTTATTAGGAAAATCGTATTTATTGCACAAGGTTTCACACctgttctgtataactgtatcTTACGATGACAAGGTCATGGAGGCCTGAATGAGAATATCCAAATTCTTGTACATTGTTGGACCtgtacagaaaaataaaatttattatgatttccATGCAAtggtttttttgttgttttactCCTTCGTAGTCTTCAAGATAAAATATGATTGctacattttattttcatgcatGGTTATTACTGGCAGTAATGCTGAAATCTCTCTTGATGGGTTTCTAATATACATCCTTTTCTTGTGAGATCTTCTAGCTTCTTCCTATTTGGGGAGCGATGGGCCTCCAtatattttgtttgcttgagaaGAGAGAAATATGTAACATGAATACAATATACCTCAAACCTAAATTATGGAAGAGTGTGTCTAAAAGATGGTCTTGGTCCAACAATCATCCTCCTAAATTTGATGTTTGGAAATACAATCTATTAACACCCATTTTTTGTATCTCAATTTTTAAGTACTTATCTTACACTTCACttgtttctcttttattttgatCATATGACTTACTAAATTTCTTGTGTGCTCAAAATAACACGTGTTGGAAGTAGCACatacacaaaaaaaatttaaaagctaACTTTTTCTCTACAAACATTGACTGTTTTTTTTTGGTACATTATAAACTCATTCATCCGTGTATAGTTAAAGAGACTAATATTAACATCCGAAATGCAGAGGTCAGCAAAGTGAACAAACTAGTAAAATACTCTACCTTTTCTACAACTAGTGTCAGAAACTAAACCATTGTCAATATGCTTAAATTACTGTTAACCAAAtcaagaagaaaacaaaaacattcaTCTTGGAATATTGAGAGGGAAATTCCAGAAAACAGGAACCCCAGTAACAGTTCCTGCAGCATCATTCTCACCCATTGTCACTTGTTTCCCAAACCCTCTCGAATTCTTTTCAATCTCCACCATTGAACACGAAGATTCACGCTCCTGTGGTGCCTTCACCACCCTCACTGAGAAATTGATGACCCCATTTCTGTTACCCTTCTCATCCCAAAGCCTataactcaacaactggaagcTATTTTCTGAAACAAACCCTCCAAGGTCAAACTCAGAAACTGCTATTCGTGCTGCTCCCACACTTTTAACACCCAGCCATGTCTTGCATTGCACCTCTAACGTGATGCAGTTGGCTCCATCAACCAAGAACTTCTCGTTCCATGATGGGTTGTTGCTCCCACCCTCTTCTTCTGTCCTGGTTGTGAAGAATTTGGTGCATGATTGCGTGTGAACAACAACGTATGTGTCTTTTCTTATTGGTTTTCCGTTCATGCAAAGATTTTCGGCTGATATAATCGTGATCTCCATGCTGTGAGTGAGGAATGCAAGTGCATAAAGATCTATGGGATTTGGATTTTACAGAGagagaaaatggaaaagatTAAGATAGAAGGACCATGATGTCTGAGACATGAAACGTCTGCTTTTCTTGTCCTTTAGTAATGGCTTTGtaatatactttaataatattGGTGCTTGTTCGGTCTGTAGAGAAATTTTAAAGAAGATGGAAATTTATGCAGATACCAATATTCTTCTTTACAATAGTCAAGAAATTTCACTGTTGAATTGGACTTATTAGTTGACAGTGTACTTGGAAATTCTTCACCAATTTACAATAAGTAAAACTCTTATTTTACTGAGTCGATTTtgtaaaagtaaattaaatttaaaatttattttttagtatgaTATCataataatgtattaaagtctattataacaaatttgttatttgttaaatttattatttcattcgATAACATATTATCGAATCACTAAATAATGTTTAATCTTATGTTTAATATGCATATACATTAGAGTAAAGGAGATGTGTTAAAAGTAtaacatcaattaaaattaaatataagattaatttataatagataataaatgttttataatagatagtaaatgtaaaatttattttataagtggattttgtaaaattaaggtaagtttaaaatctatttttaaataataaataaacttaatatgGCTAAGAGAACATAATACAACAAAACAAAGCAGCAGTATTGTGTAAACAAGATAATAGCCATGAAAACATTAATAAACTCGAAAATTCTTAGTCTTTGAAAATTCttattaaatatgatataatatacatttataaatatcaaCCAAGGAGGTGCAGCAATTTATGAACTGTACGTATTTGATGGAGAGCTTGCTTTCTTCGTCTGTCActgttttggaggaaattagaAGGAAAAGCAAAAGTTGAAAAGTAAATTTCAGTGGGAATGGTCTTGTTAACGGAAGATTGAATGAATCTTTACTTTTCTGAACAAAAGTTGTTAGAATTTGTAGATTTTTCTGCAAAAAGAATTTCATTATTCTGCGTGTCTCAGTGGGTAAGTTTATCACGGtgatttaaaattctaaatgtATGATATTTAgcagaataaataaattttcagagTTTTTTAACATAacaagtaaattaaattatatttgtaaacaAAATATCTTTCCTTTTAGCTTGAAAACAAAATGTTTAGATTGACGTGCAAGACAGTGGAGAAACATGAAACTattccttttgtttttctttgctgTGAGCGAAAACGTGGGGAAAAGTTATAACCTGAAAAAGAGAAGCGTGGTTAAATAGACAAGAATAATGTTAAGTGCTAAAGTTCTAATTTTCCAGGTACATGCACGTTTTCTGAATTGCGACAATGAGATCGTTTTCTGAATTGCTTCGTCTTGAGAAAAGTAGtcttcataatatatttttgtttttatgttctaccttttttttctctagGTTTTCTAATTCCACACTATCACCccttttatctttgttttatgTTCGTCTAttcaagttatatatattttggatgaAGATTTCTACAAAATACTATTTTACACTTTTCTTTGAGTCAGTTGATGTAATTCTGAACGCGTCAGTAATTAATTTGATTGGACAAACtgaaaaatcttaaatttgtattaaatattatcacCTACCTCTAACCTCTATTCATAGGTTTCAAGATGGGCTTGTGATCAGTGAAATCCTAATCACGGCTTAATCATGACCCATTTTCTTAACTCTTACCGGTGATCTTGATCAGAAGCTATGTTTAAGGGTCTTTATCTTGGAGATTGTCTGTCCGGTCTCCCATCTCCAATCGGGTGGTCAGTTAATAAGAAATACTTGTCTTGGTTAGATGACGCCTGATGATGTTAATCACAACTTATTGGAACTGGTCGCTTTTTCTTGGTGGACTTATACGGTCAGTCCAATACTTTtgctttttaattaatttatct
This sequence is a window from Vigna angularis cultivar LongXiaoDou No.4 chromosome 2, ASM1680809v1, whole genome shotgun sequence. Protein-coding genes within it:
- the LOC108327788 gene encoding E3 ubiquitin-protein ligase At1g63170, producing MQNSTESSPASPGPVDPVPFLPQSRHVARRVPLRTATRFFRRASGRRLMLGEASVRVREAAAAEVEERQSEWAYSRPVVAVDVLWNTAFLVIGASVLWRSAAEEPSVPLRTWILGYLVQGMIHSLCVLVEFRRRMTSGTNFSSNVPNHVEWSFTSESDQEFYYYEPSLQGDENCIIKYIESANTMLSFIWWTVGVYWVTLGGQSLTTDAPQLYWVSIAFLSFDVVIVLICVAVACLIGIAVCCCLPCILALLYAVTDQEGATKEEIDQLPKYKFRIIKEGDIEESSRGIMIESESETATEHVVALEDAECCICLSPYDDGAEIRELPCNHHFHCACIDKWLLINATCPLCKLDILVGNHHHEV
- the LOC108327789 gene encoding BON1-associated protein 2; its protein translation is MEITIISAENLCMNGKPIRKDTYVVVHTQSCTKFFTTRTEEEGGSNNPSWNEKFLVDGANCITLEVQCKTWLGVKSVGAARIAVSEFDLGGFVSENSFQLLSYRLWDEKGNRNGVINFSVRVVKAPQERESSCSMVEIEKNSRGFGKQVTMGENDAAGTVTGVPVFWNFPLNIPR